In one window of Nodosilinea sp. PGN35 DNA:
- a CDS encoding TonB-dependent siderophore receptor: MGVRLQRLVVLAGWLALVPVSARAETALSLVEAVQPSGQAVDLAQAATQITGVRVEGEGEGLRLVLDANGALAEPTTSVVGNALVAEIANAVLALPEGESFEQFGPAEGIALVSVTSEPGNRVRVAITGSDGPPAVAVNAGAGGLVLGIAPGVALASGENDVIRLGVTGAGDEGYNPTRTSTATRTDTPLRYVPQSVQVIPRAVIEDRGVTELDRALETAGSVVSAGGRGTSVFGPGFLIRGFPIRGAIFRDGISTFSLAPLSTNDVEQVEILRGPASVLFGQGEPGGILNLVSKQPLGEPFYSVGATVGSFSTFGGNTDLTGPLTEDGSVRYRLNLSYENVGSFRDFVDGERLLVSPTLTWDIGPDTSINFFSQYARDRETIDEGIPFTADGPVDVPRSRFVGEDFGEFSQDQFTLGYRLNHDLNEDWSLRHATQYLQYSPRRFWPAYDFFDETTGDIDRTEYFAGGNYRRLFTNAEAVGRFSTGSVNHQVLVGVEYRNVLEQPEFQFSNFYTPINVFNPVYTGIPYAIEPEFFRDDTISTWGFYAQDQIEVLPNLKFLAGIRYDVASQFRTTQDLGDPREDFTQTDSAFSPRLGVVYQPIEPVSLYASYTRSFSPSFGASLNADGSNFDPETGQQFEVGAKVDISDRLSLNLALFDLRRQNVRTPDLTNPRLSVQTGEVTSRGIELNLGGEILPGWNITSSYTFLDATVTRDNRPAVQGNRVANAPDNQFSLWSTYEIQEGDLQGLGFGLGLFYLSDRAGDLRNTFTLPSYFRTDAALFYRRDNWRAQLNVENLFNINYFTASDEFQFANPGAPFTVTARVAVEF, from the coding sequence ATGGGCGTTCGATTGCAGCGGTTGGTGGTGTTGGCGGGGTGGCTGGCGCTGGTGCCCGTGTCAGCCCGGGCCGAAACGGCATTGTCTTTGGTGGAGGCGGTGCAGCCCAGCGGACAGGCAGTAGACCTGGCCCAGGCGGCAACACAGATTACCGGCGTGCGGGTAGAGGGCGAGGGTGAGGGGCTGCGGCTGGTGCTGGATGCCAACGGGGCGCTGGCGGAGCCCACCACCTCGGTAGTGGGCAATGCGCTGGTGGCCGAAATTGCCAATGCGGTGTTGGCCCTGCCCGAGGGGGAGAGCTTTGAGCAATTTGGCCCTGCCGAGGGCATTGCCCTGGTCAGCGTGACCAGCGAGCCGGGCAATCGGGTGCGGGTAGCCATTACCGGCAGCGACGGGCCGCCAGCGGTAGCGGTGAATGCTGGGGCAGGGGGGCTGGTGCTGGGGATTGCGCCTGGGGTAGCCCTAGCCTCTGGGGAGAATGACGTAATCCGCCTTGGGGTGACGGGAGCGGGGGATGAGGGCTACAACCCCACCCGTACCTCCACCGCGACCCGCACCGATACCCCCCTGCGCTACGTTCCCCAGTCGGTTCAGGTAATTCCCCGTGCCGTAATTGAAGATCGGGGTGTCACCGAACTAGATCGGGCCTTGGAGACGGCGGGTAGTGTTGTTTCCGCAGGCGGACGAGGCACCAGCGTATTTGGCCCCGGCTTTTTGATTCGTGGCTTTCCAATTCGGGGCGCGATCTTCCGTGATGGCATCAGCACCTTTTCTCTGGCCCCGCTCAGCACCAACGATGTGGAGCAAGTGGAAATTCTGCGTGGCCCCGCCTCGGTGCTGTTTGGTCAGGGCGAGCCGGGCGGCATCCTCAATCTGGTGTCCAAGCAGCCGTTGGGCGAACCGTTTTACTCGGTGGGGGCAACGGTGGGCAGCTTCAGCACCTTCGGGGGGAACACAGATTTAACCGGGCCTCTCACGGAGGATGGCTCGGTGCGCTATCGCCTCAACCTGTCCTACGAGAACGTTGGCAGCTTCCGCGATTTTGTTGACGGGGAAAGGCTCTTGGTGTCGCCCACTCTGACCTGGGATATTGGGCCAGATACCTCGATCAATTTCTTTAGTCAGTATGCGCGCGATCGCGAAACCATTGATGAGGGCATTCCCTTTACCGCCGATGGCCCGGTGGATGTGCCCCGCAGCCGCTTTGTGGGGGAAGACTTTGGCGAATTTTCCCAAGATCAGTTCACCCTCGGCTACAGGCTCAACCACGATTTGAACGAAGATTGGTCACTGCGCCACGCCACTCAATACTTGCAGTACAGCCCCCGGCGTTTCTGGCCCGCATACGACTTCTTTGATGAAACCACGGGCGACATCGATCGCACCGAGTATTTTGCTGGCGGCAACTACCGCCGCCTGTTCACCAATGCTGAGGCCGTTGGCCGCTTCAGTACGGGCTCGGTTAATCACCAGGTGCTGGTTGGAGTGGAGTATCGCAATGTGCTGGAGCAGCCCGAGTTTCAGTTCAGCAACTTCTATACGCCGATCAATGTCTTTAACCCGGTGTATACGGGCATTCCCTATGCCATTGAGCCTGAGTTTTTCCGGGACGACACCATTAGCACCTGGGGTTTCTATGCCCAAGACCAGATTGAAGTTCTGCCCAATCTAAAATTTTTGGCGGGCATTCGTTATGATGTCGCCTCACAGTTCCGCACAACCCAAGATTTGGGGGATCCTCGGGAGGACTTTACCCAGACCGATAGCGCTTTCTCGCCCCGCCTGGGCGTGGTCTACCAACCCATCGAACCCGTCTCGCTGTATGCCTCCTATACCCGCTCCTTCAGCCCCTCCTTTGGCGCTAGTCTCAATGCCGACGGCTCCAACTTTGACCCCGAAACTGGTCAGCAGTTTGAAGTAGGGGCCAAAGTGGACATTAGCGATCGCCTCAGCCTAAATCTGGCCCTGTTCGACCTGCGCCGCCAGAATGTCCGCACCCCAGACCTCACCAACCCTCGCCTCTCAGTGCAGACCGGGGAAGTGACCAGCCGGGGGATTGAACTCAACCTGGGCGGTGAAATTCTACCGGGGTGGAACATCACCAGCAGCTACACGTTTTTGGATGCCACCGTTACCCGCGACAATCGTCCCGCTGTTCAGGGCAATCGCGTGGCGAACGCGCCCGATAACCAGTTCAGCCTGTGGAGCACTTACGAAATTCAGGAGGGCGACCTGCAAGGACTGGGCTTTGGTCTGGGTCTGTTCTATCTCAGCGATCGCGCAGGGGACCTGCGAAATACATTTACCCTGCCCAGCTACTTCCGTACCGATGCTGCCCTGTTCTACCGCCGCGACAACTGGCGGGCACAGCTCAATGTCGAAAACCTGTTCAATATCAACTACTTCACCGCTTCGGATGAGTTTCAGTTTGCCAATCCGGGCGCACCGTTTACGGTGACGGCTAGGGTGGCGGTGGAGTTTTAG
- a CDS encoding Uma2 family endonuclease — translation MRADRLPQAPRGYATIPPDLMVEVKSPTDSVDALEAKIEEFLAQGTVVGLLVNPDDRAVTVYCLNQSPVVLRDGNRLTVPDVLPGWEVPIAELWSPVFE, via the coding sequence GTGCGGGCCGATCGCCTGCCCCAAGCTCCGCGCGGCTATGCCACGATTCCGCCGGATCTCATGGTGGAGGTCAAGTCGCCTACCGACTCTGTAGATGCGTTGGAAGCGAAAATTGAAGAGTTTTTGGCCCAGGGCACCGTGGTTGGCCTTCTGGTCAACCCGGATGATCGCGCAGTCACGGTTTACTGCCTTAACCAGTCTCCCGTGGTGCTGCGCGATGGCAATCGCTTGACCGTCCCCGACGTGCTGCCAGGCTGGGAAGTGCCGATCGCAGAGCTGTGGTCACCCGTGTTTGAGTAG
- a CDS encoding AraC family transcriptional regulator, translating into MPITLSQTDYANWLDETTATATEGNVTAYPATLGRGQQHYVALREGIELTISEVCLSDDLEIHQGDRPHPLEYTFDVVHRRGQCQQRYSLYGSGLAPADLWMVSGHQRVVSVNVHIDPDPFQQWVGDASQEPQVLNLLRSPEQPYFEHAGTPTAAMQMAVQQILHCPFQGLTQRLYLESKVWELMALLLDDLDNDPKESRSLALKGDDIERIHYASQLLRRQLTHPPSLIELARAVGINDHKLKVGFRQVFGTTVFGYLHEHRMERSRQLLESGDLSVTAAAEAVGFASRGHFAAAFRRKYGVNPGVYARGRRV; encoded by the coding sequence ATGCCCATTACCCTATCCCAAACTGACTACGCAAACTGGCTGGACGAGACTACCGCCACCGCCACCGAGGGCAACGTCACCGCTTATCCGGCTACCCTGGGGCGGGGACAACAGCACTATGTGGCGCTACGGGAGGGCATTGAGCTAACCATTTCAGAGGTTTGCCTTAGTGACGATTTAGAGATTCACCAGGGCGATCGCCCCCATCCGCTGGAGTACACCTTCGACGTGGTGCACCGCCGGGGCCAGTGCCAACAGCGCTACAGTCTCTACGGCAGCGGGCTAGCCCCGGCGGATCTGTGGATGGTGTCAGGTCATCAGCGCGTGGTGAGCGTGAATGTGCACATCGACCCAGACCCATTTCAGCAGTGGGTGGGGGATGCCAGTCAGGAGCCTCAGGTATTGAATTTGCTGCGATCGCCTGAGCAACCCTACTTTGAGCACGCTGGCACTCCCACCGCCGCCATGCAGATGGCGGTACAGCAAATCCTGCACTGTCCCTTTCAGGGGCTAACCCAGCGCCTCTACCTGGAGAGCAAAGTCTGGGAACTGATGGCACTGCTGCTCGACGACCTGGACAACGACCCCAAAGAGAGCCGCAGCTTGGCACTCAAGGGCGACGATATCGAGCGCATCCACTACGCCAGTCAGCTCCTGCGCCGCCAGCTCACCCACCCCCCGTCGCTGATTGAGCTGGCGCGGGCCGTGGGCATCAACGACCACAAGCTCAAGGTGGGCTTTCGCCAGGTGTTTGGTACCACGGTGTTTGGCTACCTGCACGAGCACCGCATGGAGCGATCGCGCCAGCTGCTCGAATCGGGCGATCTCAGCGTCACCGCCGCCGCCGAAGCGGTGGGCTTCGCCAGCCGGGGCCACTTTGCCGCCGCCTTTCGCCGCAAGTATGGCGTGAATCCGGGGGTGTATGCGCGGGGGAGAAGGGTGTAG
- a CDS encoding ABC transporter ATP-binding protein, whose product MNASAQQFWNFLTTYLKPQQRRGVGLGLTLLGGTGLQVLNPQLLRYFIDTAIAGGPQRALLWAAGAFVAIAVVQQGLAIATTYFSETIAWRATNTLRLDLARHALGLDLAFHKAHTPGELVERVDGDVDALSRFFSQFVLQVVGNGLLVLGVLAMLWREDWRAGLSLSLFALVAFGVLGSLQTLAIGPWGTYRQISAEFYGFVAEHLSGLEDIRASGAVGYVMDRFYKILRRWLAAFHQARFTSTLLWGSTVGLFTVGNAIALAVGAYLWSQAAITIGTVYLLFYYATLLQDPIERIREELELLQQAQASLQRIQALLGHQPRVSPGGQGVLPTGALSVEFEGVWFGYEREGARFKVNGSREEGVQGLGFTVQGEEDSANTVNKVNGSREEGVQGLGFTVQGEEDSANTVNRKPLTVNREPYTLQSLTLHLPAGHTLGLLGRTGSGKSSLARLLLRLYNIQRGQIRLGGVDIAQVPLRELPHHVGFVTQDVQLFQTSVRNNLTFFNGHIADDAILQTLEELSLMPWLEALPAGLDTELGADSGGLSAGQAQLLAFARVFLKNPGLVVLDEASSRLDPLTEQLIERAVDRLLVNRTGIIIAHRLKTVERADQILILAQGQAVEYGDRATLAEDPASRFAQLLKLGTAADSEMANPGQQQQTADRE is encoded by the coding sequence GCGGGACGGGGTTGCAGGTGCTCAACCCACAGCTACTGCGCTACTTCATTGATACAGCGATCGCAGGGGGGCCGCAGCGCGCCCTGCTGTGGGCGGCGGGGGCGTTTGTGGCGATCGCCGTTGTACAGCAGGGGCTTGCGATCGCCACCACCTACTTCAGCGAAACGATTGCCTGGCGAGCCACCAACACCCTGCGCCTGGATCTAGCCCGCCATGCCCTGGGCCTGGATCTGGCCTTTCACAAAGCCCACACCCCCGGCGAACTGGTGGAACGGGTCGATGGCGATGTCGATGCGCTGTCGCGGTTTTTCTCGCAGTTTGTGTTGCAGGTGGTGGGCAATGGCCTGCTGGTGCTGGGCGTTCTGGCTATGCTCTGGCGCGAAGACTGGCGGGCCGGGCTGAGCCTCAGCCTGTTTGCCCTGGTGGCCTTTGGCGTTTTGGGCAGCCTGCAAACCCTGGCCATTGGCCCCTGGGGCACCTACCGCCAGATCAGCGCCGAATTTTACGGCTTTGTAGCCGAGCACCTCAGCGGCCTTGAAGACATTCGCGCCAGCGGAGCCGTGGGCTACGTGATGGATCGGTTTTACAAAATTCTGCGGCGGTGGCTGGCGGCCTTTCACCAGGCCCGCTTTACCAGCACGCTGCTGTGGGGCAGCACCGTGGGGCTGTTTACGGTAGGCAATGCGATCGCCCTGGCCGTCGGTGCCTACCTCTGGAGCCAAGCCGCCATCACCATCGGCACCGTCTACCTGCTCTTTTATTACGCCACCCTGCTGCAAGACCCGATCGAGCGCATTCGCGAAGAGCTGGAGCTACTCCAGCAGGCCCAGGCCAGCCTCCAGCGCATTCAGGCTTTACTGGGCCACCAGCCTCGGGTGAGCCCCGGTGGTCAAGGGGTTTTACCCACGGGGGCGCTGTCGGTGGAGTTTGAGGGGGTGTGGTTTGGGTATGAAAGGGAGGGTGCAAGGTTTAAGGTCAACGGTTCACGGGAAGAAGGGGTACAGGGTTTAGGGTTTACGGTGCAAGGGGAAGAGGATTCTGCTAACACCGTAAACAAGGTCAACGGTTCACGGGAAGAAGGGGTACAGGGTTTAGGGTTTACGGTGCAAGGGGAAGAGGATTCTGCTAACACCGTAAACCGTAAACCGTTGACCGTGAACCGTGAACCTTACACCCTCCAATCCCTCACCCTCCACCTCCCCGCTGGGCACACCCTCGGCCTGCTGGGCCGCACGGGCAGCGGCAAGAGCAGCCTGGCTCGGCTGCTGCTGCGGCTGTACAACATTCAGCGGGGGCAAATTCGCCTGGGGGGCGTCGATATTGCCCAGGTGCCGCTGCGGGAGCTGCCGCACCATGTGGGGTTTGTGACGCAGGATGTGCAGTTGTTTCAGACCTCGGTGCGCAATAATCTGACGTTTTTTAATGGGCACATTGCAGATGACGCGATTCTGCAAACCCTGGAGGAGCTGAGCCTGATGCCCTGGCTAGAGGCGCTGCCAGCGGGGCTGGATACAGAACTGGGGGCCGACAGCGGCGGGTTGTCGGCGGGGCAGGCGCAGCTGCTGGCCTTTGCGCGGGTGTTTCTCAAAAATCCGGGGCTGGTGGTGCTGGATGAAGCCTCGTCGCGGCTCGACCCGCTAACGGAGCAGCTGATCGAGCGGGCGGTCGATCGGCTGCTGGTGAACCGCACGGGGATTATCATCGCCCACCGGCTGAAGACCGTGGAGCGAGCCGACCAGATTTTGATTTTGGCGCAGGGGCAGGCCGTGGAGTATGGCGATCGCGCTACCCTGGCCGAAGATCCGGCGTCTCGCTTTGCCCAGTTGCTCAAGCTGGGGACTGCCGCAGACTCTGAAATGGCTAACCCTGGGCAACAGCAGCAGACTGCCGATCGCGAGTAA